A single genomic interval of Malania oleifera isolate guangnan ecotype guangnan chromosome 13, ASM2987363v1, whole genome shotgun sequence harbors:
- the LOC131146413 gene encoding NAP1-related protein 1-like, translated as MVADNSKRLKVAEKGEEENSELIDRELVLSIEKLQEMQDELDKINEEASDKVLEVEQKYNEIRKPIYEKRNEIIKSIPHFWLTAFLSHPALSELLDEEDNKVFKYLISLEVEDFKDVKSGYSITFNFNPNPYFEDTKLTKTFTFLDEGTSEITATSIKWKEGMVPNGVSYEKKGNKRSAADESFFTWFSQTKHKDVIDDIHDEIAEIIKDDLWPNPLNYFNNEADEEVDGDEDSDEEEDDEEEDDDDGDEGDD; from the exons ATGGTGGCAGACAATAGCAAGAGGCTGAAAGTTGCAGAGAAAGGCGAAGAGGAAAACTCGGAACTCATTGATCGAGAACTCGTACTCTCCATCGAGAAACTGCAGGAAATGCAAGATGAGCTAGACAAG ATCAATGAGGAAGCAAGTGATAAAGTTCTAGAGGTGGAGCAGAAGTATAATGAGATACGCAAGCCTATCTATGAGAAGCGAAATGAGATTATCAAATCCATTCCTCATTTCTGGTTAACTGCT TTTTTGAGTCATCCTGCTTTATCTGAACTTTTGGATGAAGAAGATAACAAG GTTTTCAAGTATCTTATCTCCTTGGAGGTGGAGGATTTTAAAGATGTGAAATCGGGTTACTCTATTACATTT AACTTCAACCCCAACCCTTATTTTGAAGACACGAAGCTTACAAAAACTTTTACCTTCCTTGACGAAGGAACATCCGAAATTACTGCGACATCAATCAAATGGAAAGAGGGCATG GTTCCCAATGGAGTTAGTTATGAGAAGAAAGGGAACAAGCGGTCTGCTGCAGATGAAAG CTTTTTTACCTGGTTCAGTCAAACTAAACATAAAGATGTGATTGATGATATTCATGATGAG ATTGCAGAGATAATCAAGGATGATTTGTGGCCTAATCCTCTGAATTATTTCAATAAT GAAGCTGACGAGGAGGTTGATGGGGATGAGGATAGTGATGAG gaagaagatgatgaagaggaagacgACGATGATGGTGATGAGGGAGATGACTAA